From the Saccharomonospora marina XMU15 genome, the window CGAGTTGATGATCTTCGGCGTGTCGGCGCCGTGATGTGGTGAAGCCCCTGGTAGCAGGACTTTCGACCAAGATCGTTCTGCTGAACCAGGGGCTTCAGGTGTTGTTCTACCGTGCTGCGCTGCCGTTGTCACGTCAGACCCTGACCTTCGTGTCCGGGCTGATCCGCACGTACCGCCGCGAGATCGGCTCGCCGTGGCGGTTGCTCAACACAGCCGAGCAGGCGTTGCTGGTGTTGGTCCACCTGCGCAAGGGCGAGCCGTTCGCCGAGGTCGGCGCCGGGTTCGGGGTGTCGACCACGACGTGCTGGCGGTATGTGAACGAGACCGTCGAACTGCTCACCGCGCGGGCGCCGAAGCTGCGTGCGGCGCTGCGGGAGGCCAAGCGTGCAGGCCATGCCTATGTGGTCATCGACGGCACGCTGATCCCGATCGACCGGGTCGCCGCCGACCGGCCCTTCTACTCGGGCAAACACCGCAAGCACGGGGTGAACGTGCAGGTCATCGCCTCACCGGACGGCGCCATCCTGTGAGTGTCCGGTGACCTGCCCGGCGCCACGCATGACACCGCGGCCGCCCGGATCTGGAACATTCTCGCCGCCCTGCGCGACGCCGGGCTGATCGCGTTGGGCGACAAGGGTTACCACGGCTACGACCCGACCGGAGAACACGTGATCACGCCGTACAAGGGCCGCAACAAGCCCGAATCGCAAACCGACGCCAACCGGGCCCACGCCCGGCTCCGCGGCCCCGGTGAACGCGCCAATGTCGCGCGTCAGACTTTGTGGCTCAGGGGTTATGTAGGTTCCTGAGCAGGAGGTATGAGGATGAGCCGTCCCCCGGTGTTCCCGGCTGAGGACAAGATCCGGATCGTGCTGAGCGTGTTGTCTGGTGAGTTGACGATCGCTGAGGCCGCTCGGCAGAACAGGGTTTCCGAGCAGTCGGTGTCGCGGTGGAAGGCCCAGTTCTTGGAGGGTGGCCGGGCGGGGGTGGCTGCGGGTGGCAAGCCGGGGCCCTCCGGTCGCGAGGAGCAGTTGCAGGCGCAGATCGATGAGCTGACCCAAGCGTTGGGTGAGGCGCATGTCGAGTTGCGGGTGTGGAAGCGCTCGGCGGAGCGGCTGGCACCTTCGAGGACCTCGAGGTGATTCGCCAAGACGCGGCGATGCCGGTCTCGAGGTTCACCGCCCTGTTCGGCATCCCGCGCCGTACCTATACCCGCTGGATCGCCAGAGCTCGGGTCGGTCGTGCGTCGAAGGGTCCGTGGCCGGCGCCGGCGGTCGAGCGCGTGGAGCCGCTCGTGGAGAAATACGCCCAGGCGTGGCCGGCGTGGGGCCACCGCAAGATCCACGCTCTGATGCGAGCGGACGGCCATGAGGTGTCGGTATCCACTGTGGAGCGGGCGATGCGGCGGCGGAACCTGTTACAGCCCAAGGAATACCAGGCCGAACGCAGGGAGCTGGCCAAGGCCCGCAAGGCCGCGTTCGCCGACCCGCCAACCGGCCCGAACCAGGTGTGGCAGCTGGACTTCTCGGAGTTCGAGACGACCCGTGGCGGGATCTGGCGGATTGCCGGGTGCGCGCGGACTACTTCTCCAAGTACGAGTTCGGCTGGCATCTCGCGACGACCTGCAACGCAGGCGATGCCGAGCTCGCCGTGCGGGTCGCGATCGCCGAGGCCGAGCGGCTGGCCGGCGGCACACCGCTGGCCGAGCAGCTCACCGACCGTGCCACCGGCAGGATCAGAAGGATCAAGCTGGTCACCGACAACGGCGGGGCGTTCAAAGGCAGCAGATTCGCCGCGTTCATCGCCTCCCGGCCCGAGTTGCTGCACATCCGCACCCGGCGGCGCTCACCCGGCCAGAACGGGGTGCGTGAGCGGGCGTTCGGATCGCTGAAGTACGAGCACCTCTACCGGCTGGAGATCAGCGACGGTCCGAGTCTCGCGGTCGAGGCCGAGGCCTACCGGCAGGTCTTCAACCACATCCGGCCGCACGAGGCACTGGACTTCGCGCGGCCTGTAGAGATCCACCAGCAAGATCAACAGGCACAACTTTCAAACACAGAAAACTGAGCCAAAAACTTGACGCGAGACACCAACGCCCAGCTCAAGACCTAGCGCATCCTACGCAAACTCCGCAACTGCCCACGCCGCGCCGGCCGCCTGACCAAAGCCATCCACGTCCTACAGAACTACGAACTCGCGAACGGATGAAAAAGGCTCACTCCTCATCCATCCAGGCTTGATCGTCTCCATCAAACCTGGTATGGAACAGCCGGTCCTGCTGCATGCGACGCGTGCCCGTACCCAGTCCGAGGATCAGTCGACCGCCGCAGGGCATGTCCAGGTCCCGCGTCTCGGTGGCCAGCACCAGCGGGCTGCGCCCGAACGCGTAGGCGGCCCCTGTGCCCAGGGTGATCGACCCGGTCACCGCCGCCACCGCGACCACGGCCGAGCGGTTGTAGAACTGCGCCGCCCACGCCCACTCAAACCCCACTCGTTCGGCGTCCGCAGCCATTGCCGCCACTTCGTGCACATCCCGGCCGGTGCACACCAGAGAAAGTCCCGTTCCGAATCCCGGGATGTCCGCAGGCCCAGCCACGGACGAGCGGTCAGCTGCCATGAACCGCACGACGTGGCCAAAGCCATCCGCGGCCAGCTGCCCATCCTTCGACTGTCGCACCGGCATCACCTCCGCCGCCCTCCAACTTCTGACATAGATCACAGTCCAAATGATTCTGACTGGAGGGTATGTCAAGATGGGGCTATGTCGGTGCCGAAGCAAAGCTATCGGGGGATCAGTGCCCAGCAGCGTCGCGACGATCGACGCCAGCAGTTGTTGGAGGCCGGGTTGGATCTGCTGGGCAGCCAGGAGTGGCGGCAGACCACGATGACGGCCGTCTGTCCGCGGGCTGGTCTGACCGAGCGTTACTTCTACGAGAGCTTCTCCGACCGTGATGCGCTGTTGCCGGCGGTGCTGGATCGGATCGTGTCTCAGATCCGTGATGTTGGACTGCACGCTTTGGCGACCACCGATGGTGATCCCTACACGAAAGCCACAGCGGCGATTAGCGCGTTCGTCGACCTGCTCACGAATGATCCGCGTATCGGCCGCGTGGCCATGCTGGAATCCGCTGCCGCCGACCCGTTGCATGCCCGGCGGCACGAACTGCTGCGGGAGTTCGCCCAGCTGATCGCCACGCATGCCCATGCCTTGCACGGCGCCGACGCACTCTCGCCACCGCACGACCAGATCGCCGGTCTGTTGCTCACCAGTGGCCTCGCCGAACTGCTCATGGCCTGGCTGGCCGGGGAGTTGTCGGTCAGTCGCCAGGACATCATCGAGGTCGCCGCCACCCAGTTCGCCGCCGCCACCCGGCGAAACCCAACCTCAATCCGGTGACACGACCGCCTTGCTGACCTCTAGTTTGGGAGGATCGACACGCGATGGCCGACCCCTCGCTCATCTCGCTGCCGCCGCACCACCCCCAGTGCCTGGGATGCGGTCCGGACAACCCGGCCGGCTTGCATCTGGAGGTCTACCGTGACGGGGACAGCGTGGCCACCGACGTGGCATTCGACGCCCGGCATCGGGGTGCCCCTGGCCTGGCACACGGTGGCGCGATCTCTGCGGCCTGCGACGACCTGTTCGGCTTCGTGCTCTACCTTGTGCAGGAGATCGCCGTCACCCGCACGCTGACGGTCAACTACCTGGCACCGGTGCCGCTAGGTCAGCCACACCGCATCACCGCACGCCTGCAGCGCCGCCAGGGCCGACGGCTCCACCTGGAAGCCACCGGCACAGGCCACGACGGAGTGACCCGGTTCATCGCAGAAGCACTGTTTCTCGTCGTCGACCGCGAACATTTCACCCCGCACGGCGCCGACGCCGATGTTCTGGCCATGTTCAACCGACCGCCCGAACACTGCTGACAAGCACACGTGCCCGCACCCGTTGGGGAATGAGCAACAGCGAAGGAGCATGCCATGAGTGAGTACCGCAGCCGGTGGACGACCGCTGATCTTGACGAGTTCCGTGATCTGGCACGTCAGTTCTGCAGGAAAGAACTGGCCCCGAACCAGCAACGCTGGGCCGAGCAGAAAAGCGTCGACCGGGAGCTGTGGACCAAGGCTGGAGAGATAGGGCTGCTGTGCCTGTCCATTCCGGAGGAGTACGGCGGAGGTGGTGGTTCGTTCGCGCACGAGGCCGTGCTGCTGGAAGAGCAGGCCGCCAGCGGCGACAGTTGCTGGGGTGTGGGGCTGCACAACGCGATCGTGGCGCACTACCTGCTCGCATATGGCACCGAGGACCAGAAGCAGGCGTGGCTGCCTAAACTCGCCACCGGCGAATGGGTGGGCGCCATCGCCATGACCGAACCGGGAACCGGCTCCGACCTGCAAAACGTGGCGACGAAAGCGATCCGTGACGGCGATGGCTATGTGGTCAACGGTGCCAAGACCTTCATCACCAACGGTGGCCAGGCCGACGTGGTGATCGTGGTCGCCAAGACCGATCCAACCTTGGGTGCGGAGGGCATTTCGCTGGTCGTGGTGGAAACCGACCGCGCGGGATTCCGGCGCGGACGGGTACTGGACAAGGTCGGCCTGCACGGGCAGGACACCGCGGAGTTGTTCTTCGACGACGTCCGCGTCCCGGCCACCAACCTCCTCGGCACCGCCGAGGGTCAGGGCTTCCTCCAGCTGATGCAGCAACTCCCGCAGGAACGGCTGCTCATCGGTATCGCCTCGGTCGCCGCCCTGGAAGCCGCGCTGGAAGACACGCTGTCTTACACCAAAACCCGGCAGGCCTTCGGCCGGCAGATCTTCTCCTTCCAGAACACCAAGTTCACCCTTGCCGAGGCCGCCACCGAGGCCCGAGTGTGCCGGGTGTTCCTCGACGACTGCATCAGCCGGCACCTCGACGGCGGCCTGGACGTAGCCACCGCCGCTATGCTCAAGTGGTGGTGCAGCGACCGAGCGATGCGGGTGATCGACAACTGTCTCCAACTCCACGGTGGCTACGGGTACATGAGCGAGTACCGCATCGCCCGCGCCTGGACCGACCAGCGAGTCCAGAAGATCTACGGCGGCACCAACGAGATCATGAAGGAGATCATTGCCCGCACGCTGTGACTCGACGTTCACCGGAACCGTGTGCGCCGAAACCGCGGCCGCCGGCACCGGCGGCCGCGGTTTCGGCACCCTCCGGGCACACGAGCGACGATCCTCTGCCACCCGGAGAGGATCATGATCATGAGTGTTGCGGTTGCCGCCGGTGAGACGCACCGCCAGCGGGATGCCGCCGCCGTCGCAGATCACATGGTGCTTGGAGCCGGGTTTGCCGCGGTCGACCGGGCTGGGACCGGTCAGAGATCCCCCTTTTTTCGGGCTCTGTTGATCTATGTGTGGGTGCGGTCCGGTAGTTCGGGGCGGTAGCCGCCGAGGGCCAGAAGTGCGAGGGAGATGAGGGCGTCGGGGTGTTTGAATCCGAAGGCCAGTCGTGTCAGCAGCCGGATCTTGGTGTTGGTCGATTCGATCAGCGCGTTCGACAGGCCGTGGTCGAGCGTCGCGTGGATGGCGGCGAGCTCGGATCGGATGGTGCGGGCGAGTTTGGTGAACTCGGGTATTCGGCATCGTGTCGCCCAGGACAGCCAGCGTTGCAACGCTTCTTTACCGGCTTCGCCACCGATTGCGAAGACGTGCCGGAGTCCTTCTTTGAGCAGGTAAGCGCGGTAGAGGCGGGGGTCGGTTTTGGCTATCCAGGCAAGCTTGTGGCGTTGGTGGTCGTTGAGGTTTTTGCGGGTTCTTCCACAACGCCCATCGTGCTCGTTTCATGGTTTGTGCGGCACCGGCCGAGGCCCGCCGGCCGCGCCGGTCCTTATTGCTGCCGCCGGGCTGACGGCGCGCGGTGTTCCATGCCTGACGCCGTACCTGGTCCAGCGCGTCGGTGGCCCACTTGACCACGTGAAACGGGTCAGCGCAGCGGGTTGCGTCCGGGCAGTACTGGGCCACGGTGCGGGCAATCCAGGCCGCCGCATCCGCAGACACATGCGTGATCTGCGCGCACCGGTCGGGGCCGAGTAACTCGAAGAACGCCGCCAGCGTGGGCTTGTCGTTGCCCGGCGCTGCCCATACCAGCCGTCCGGTGTCGTGATCGACCACCACGGTGAGATACCGGTGGTTCTTCTTGTAGCTGATCTCGTCGATCCCGATCCGGCGCAGCCCGGCCAGCCGATCAACCCGGGCGTCGATATCGGCCCGGACCCGGGTGATGATCACCCCCACGGTGGGCCAGGCGATCCGCATCAGCTGCCGGACCGTGGACCTCGACGTCGCGGTCGCCAGCCAGGCGACGGTGTCATCGAAGGCGCGGGTATGCCCGGCACCGTGCCGGGCCCAGGGCACCGCGCTGACCACGATCCCGTGCTCACGACACCGCACCCGGGATGCGGCAGCTTCGACGAACGCCTGCACGGTTCCCAGGTCCAGCGCACGCCATCGACGCCGGCCCCGGCCGGCGTCATAGCGCGGACACCGCCGACGACACACCCCGCACCGGTCACGATCCCGCCGCCGGACCCGCACCGCGGCCACCAGCACCTGCTCGGCCTCATCGAACTCCACCGACTCCACGACCGCTGTGTTCACGCCCAGCAGCCGACCCCATACCCTGACACCGGGCACGTCGTTCTCCGTCTATCCGGTTTCTGTTCCTCGACAGCTCAGAAACCTAGACCCAGCAACGACGTGCCCCCTCTACTACCTGAGCAAACTACCCACACATCAGTACAAAGAGCCCCTTTTGGCCCTGACGGATGCTCCGTCCAGGACCGCGCGCGACCAGTCGATCAGCCCTTGGCCACCCAGTTCGTCCAGCACCGCCTGGTGCACCTGCCTCCACAACCCGACCTCGGTCCACTTGGTGAACGTCCGATGCGCCGTGGGTACCGACACCCCGAACGACGGCGGCAGGTGTCGCCACGCACACCCGCTGGTCAAAACGAACACGATGGCCGTGAACACCGCCCGCGGATCCGGCCGCGCCCGGCCGCCACCCTGCGGACGCTCCTTCGCCGGTGGAATCAGCGGTTCCACCAACACCCACAGTTCGTCGGGCACCAACCGTTGCGACAGCGAGTCGATCACAGCCCAAGATCATGACAGCCCAACGACAAAGAACCAAACGAGACACACTCTAACCAGATCGAGAGCCTCAATTCGCGGTTCCGTCAGGCACCCGTCGGCGCGGCCATTTCCCCACCGACCAAGCCGCACTGAAAGTTCTCTATCTCGTTATCAGAAAACCCCTCAAAAACCGCACCAACATCACCGGAAAAACGGTAGGCTGGAGGCGGGCATTGAACACGCTGTCCATTTACTACGGTGACAGGATCAACGCTCAGTAACCAGACAGGCGATCACCAGCCCGCCCACGAAGATCCTTACAGTCCCATCATGCCGAGTCATCGCTCATCGAGTAATGGTCACTATCAGTACATGGAGATGTGTACGTGGTCGTAGTGGCAGCCGGTGAGGTTGGCGGGGTTGGGGCAGCCGTAGGCGCTGGAGGTGTAGGGCGTCCAAGTGGGTTGTTTGGCTGACCAGTATTGGCCTTGCCAGATGAGGTAGTGGATTCCGAGGTGGGTTTGGTGGGCGGTGAGCCAGTTCGCGGCCCGCCATCCGTCGGCGACCGAGGCGGGGTCGTGGGGGTTGAACATGAGGTCGCAGGCGCGGCCTCTTGGGTGGTCGGAGGTGGGGTTGACTGGGCGGGGTGCGTGGCAGCGCAGTCCTGTGCCGGTTACTCCGGTGGTTCGGAGGGTGTGGACCAGCGCGAGGGTGCGGGGTGTGATGCGGCCGTTGCTGGTGGGGTCGGGTTCGGTGGCGTGTTCGGCAGGCCAGTCGGTGCGGGTTTGTCCTGGTGCCCCGGTGAGGTTGGTGCAGGACAGGCCGGTGAGTGCGCCGACGACCTGCCGGGCGCGATGTTCGTGCGCGGCGTAGCGGTTGGGGAATCCGGAGCGTTGCACGGCTTGCGCGCTGGTGGCGAGGTCGCTGTGCTGCCAGTTCGGTATTGCGAGCAGGTGGTTGTAGAACTGGGTGGCGGCGTAGC encodes:
- a CDS encoding helix-turn-helix domain-containing protein, whose protein sequence is MSRPPVFPAEDKIRIVLSVLSGELTIAEAARQNRVSEQSVSRWKAQFLEGGRAGVAAGGKPGPSGREEQLQAQIDELTQALGEAHVELRVWKRSAERLAPSRTSR
- a CDS encoding integrase core domain-containing protein: MRADYFSKYEFGWHLATTCNAGDAELAVRVAIAEAERLAGGTPLAEQLTDRATGRIRRIKLVTDNGGAFKGSRFAAFIASRPELLHIRTRRRSPGQNGVRERAFGSLKYEHLYRLEISDGPSLAVEAEAYRQVFNHIRPHEALDFARPVEIHQQDQQAQLSNTEN
- a CDS encoding LLM class flavin-dependent oxidoreductase; the encoded protein is MRQSKDGQLAADGFGHVVRFMAADRSSVAGPADIPGFGTGLSLVCTGRDVHEVAAMAADAERVGFEWAWAAQFYNRSAVVAVAAVTGSITLGTGAAYAFGRSPLVLATETRDLDMPCGGRLILGLGTGTRRMQQDRLFHTRFDGDDQAWMDEE
- a CDS encoding TetR/AcrR family transcriptional regulator, whose product is MSVPKQSYRGISAQQRRDDRRQQLLEAGLDLLGSQEWRQTTMTAVCPRAGLTERYFYESFSDRDALLPAVLDRIVSQIRDVGLHALATTDGDPYTKATAAISAFVDLLTNDPRIGRVAMLESAAADPLHARRHELLREFAQLIATHAHALHGADALSPPHDQIAGLLLTSGLAELLMAWLAGELSVSRQDIIEVAATQFAAATRRNPTSIR
- a CDS encoding PaaI family thioesterase, encoding MADPSLISLPPHHPQCLGCGPDNPAGLHLEVYRDGDSVATDVAFDARHRGAPGLAHGGAISAACDDLFGFVLYLVQEIAVTRTLTVNYLAPVPLGQPHRITARLQRRQGRRLHLEATGTGHDGVTRFIAEALFLVVDREHFTPHGADADVLAMFNRPPEHC
- a CDS encoding acyl-CoA dehydrogenase family protein yields the protein MSEYRSRWTTADLDEFRDLARQFCRKELAPNQQRWAEQKSVDRELWTKAGEIGLLCLSIPEEYGGGGGSFAHEAVLLEEQAASGDSCWGVGLHNAIVAHYLLAYGTEDQKQAWLPKLATGEWVGAIAMTEPGTGSDLQNVATKAIRDGDGYVVNGAKTFITNGGQADVVIVVAKTDPTLGAEGISLVVVETDRAGFRRGRVLDKVGLHGQDTAELFFDDVRVPATNLLGTAEGQGFLQLMQQLPQERLLIGIASVAALEAALEDTLSYTKTRQAFGRQIFSFQNTKFTLAEAATEARVCRVFLDDCISRHLDGGLDVATAAMLKWWCSDRAMRVIDNCLQLHGGYGYMSEYRIARAWTDQRVQKIYGGTNEIMKEIIARTL